One Eptesicus fuscus isolate TK198812 chromosome 13, DD_ASM_mEF_20220401, whole genome shotgun sequence genomic window, AGGAGCTGGCGCCCCTTCACAGGGaggtgcccagggcccagaaggACCCTAACCTGGTCCTTGGGCTCCTCCTGCAGCTGTCGAGTGGATGTCCACGCAGCTGCGGGCCATCATGACGGTCGGGATCGGCTACTTCTACACCACCGGCCAGTTCATTCTGCCCGGCCTGGCCTACGCCATCCCCCAGTGGCGCTGGCTGCAGCTGACCGTGTCCGTTCCCTTCTTCGCCTTCTTCCTGCTGTCCTGGTAGGTGgtcctctccccctcacccctccttagGCTCCCCTGAGCCGAACAGAAGCCCTGCCCGACCAGGCTGGCCAGCTCTGGCTGTCCCTGTCCCAGCCAGGGGGGCACTGCGGGGAGGACGTCCCCGCACACAGGCCGGCGCAGGAGGGAGCAGGTGTCTGTGCGCTTCAGATGGACAGGACGGAGCCAGGCTGCGGGGGACACAGAGCGCCGGGAGGCCTCAGCCGTGGAGGGCCGAggccacagacagacagaccccaGCGGGTGGGGACAGACAGACCCTCAGTGGgtggggacagacagacagacgccAGTGGGTGGGACAAGAGACAGAAGGGAGGTCACTGTATGGGCAAGAGGATCCAGGGGACAAGTTTGAGAGGCGTTTTGAAGGGAAAATCCACACAGTTTGGGGACTTCTGGATTTGAAGTATAAAGAGGAGGAAAGCTCAAATCCCTAGAACCCGAGGAAATCGAGGCGCCTAGGTCAGAGGTCTCCAAAAGGTCAAGTGCTCATCCGCAGACGGGAAACAGCCCCCAGCAGATAGTTGGAGCGAAGGAACGGGAAGCAGTAAGCGAGCCAGGACGGGGAGCGGCGTCTGGGAGGAGCCTTTGCCGCCGGCCAGACCCTGTTCCGGGCTTCGGCCTGGCCTGTCTCCGCTCCTCACCGCACCTCCGTGTGAAGCGGGCATCACTGCTCCCATttcgcagatgaggaaaccgaggctccaaGAAGTGAAGCAATCCCCCAAGGTTACACAAGAAGATACAGAGCTGGGATGGGACCTCCATCTGGAAATGAGAAACAGAAGCTTCTAGAGGGGGTGGGCCATCTTGGGGTGAGAGAGGGGGTGAGCGGGTTCAGGGTGGAGCCAGGAATGTCCTCCACCCGGGATGGGAGCGGAGAAGGAGCCAAGAGCTGAAATGACGGCGGGATCACCAGGGTGCGGCCGGGAGCCCGGCCCCTTGGCGGTGCCACGTGGGACCAGCCTCGCCCACGCGGAGCCTCAGGGTTCTTGGTCCCCGGGCTGGCCCGCAGGAAGGTCGCTAACGGGGCGCCACCGCGGACGTGACGctcagggagagggggtggaggtCAGGCCCCGCCGGTGAGGGGAGGAGGCCGCGGACAGTCTTGGGGAGAGCGGGCTGAGAGAGCTGTCGGGGCCCACACAGACCAACAggccgggcggggagggcaggcccGGAAGCCCCCCCTCAGCCGAGGCCAGGGGACCAAGGGCCACTCCCCCACGGGCCTCGCTGGGCCGGGCCCGGTGCCTGCAGGGGCGACCGCCGGAGTGACTTCACTCAGACCAGACCTCCCCAAACGtcactccctcccccacaccagtGACCCTCGGGGACTGCTCAGGGCAAACCACCCCGAAGCGCAGCCCGGAGGTGAGGGTACCCCCTGCCCATCCCAGGACCGTGCTGTGCTCacatccccacctccccactcaccCCCCAGCAGAGTGGGTCCTTTGCAGGAGAATCCAGGGTCCTCCGCCCAttccctaggcccgtggtcagcaaactgcggctcgagagccacatgcggctctttggccccttgagtgtggctcttccacaaaataccacggcctgggcgagtctgttttgaaaaagtggcgttagaagaagtttaagtttaaaaaatctggctctcagaagaaatttcagtcattgtcctgttgatatttggctctgttgactaaggagtttgccaaCCGCTGGCCTAGACCACACCCCAACCTTAGCGCCCTGTCCAAGCTGCCCTCACCCGGGACCGGAACGCAGccgaggagggtggggaggtggacaCGCACACCCGCCAGCCGTGCGGCTGCAAGCGGCCCATGCCTCCCCGGGCCCCTGCCCGGCCTCGCGCCCCAGCCTCCCGGCTGAGGAGGACACCCCCGGAGGCCAGCGgcggctgggggcagagggaggcccctgggagggaggagaggagggggatgtGTGTGGCTACAGGCAGCCCAGGTGCAGAGCTTGGCCAGGTGTCAATGCCATGGAATGTGCCGGAAGGCAGCTCGGGTTCCTGGCCTCCTACCACTCGGGCCGctgtccctcctcttccagcctctcAAGGGGCTTCTTGTCCGGCCGCAGGTGGGTCCCCGAGTCCATCCGCTGGATGGTGCTGTCCGGAAAGTCCCTGAAGGCCCTCAAGATCCTCCGCTGGGTGGCCGCCTTCAacggcaggaaggaggagggagagaagctcAGCGTGGAGGtagggctggcgggggggccgggggacactgggctctgctctggggctgtacccgcctcctgcctcctgtccccTGCTCGCAAGCTCCTCTCCAGGCGCCCGGCCtgcacccccctctccccgctgcctGCCAGCGGCTCTCTCAtgcaccctcccctcccgctGCCCCAGGAGCTCAAACTCAACCTGCAGAAGGAGATCTCCTTGGCCAAGGCCAACTACAGCGTAGCCGACCTGTTCCGGACGCCCGTGCTGCGGCGCGTgaccttctgtctctccctcgccTGGtaacccgcccctccccccccaccccggcccctctGCCACCGCAGGGTGAGGACAAGGCCTCCCGCAGGGCAGGTCCAGGAGGGCAAAGCCGAGGGCACCTGCGCGAggagcccctcccctgggccgcccagcccagcccccaccccagaaaCCGCTGTGCCCCTGCCCCACGCCCCGGCCTGGCCATCGCCCCGCTCTGGCCATTGGCAACTGCTTTCCTCTGGGGTCACCCCGCCCTCAGGGCAAACACTCCAAACCCTTCAGTGGGCAGCTTCCCCCGATGCTGTGCCTCCcggtctcacacacacacacacacacacacacacacacacacacacatacacgcacgcacacgcgtGTCTGTCCTCTGAGACCCACAGAGCGAGGCTGGCCCTCGGGGCTTCGGACTTGAGGACAGACACTGGGTTTCTCCCGAGTCTTCTGTCGGGCATTCCACGGCCCCTTCCAagccctccctgtgccctggccCTCCAGCCCTCCTCCATCCCGCCATCGCTAAATAGGGTTCCATGGGTCCAGGAACCCCCCCACttctgggaagggaaggggaggcacCTGACCGTGCGCCCAGCTCGGCCTCACCTCGCTGCTCTGGAGGTTAAACTAtctccagcccctgcctcctgtgGTCCCCGCGCGTCCTCCAGCCCTGACCTTCCCTGGAGTCAGTGACGTGGCATCTGTGCCACCACATCCCAGACCGTGCCCGTGCTAGGCATAACCAGTCGATCCCAGCACTTGCCCACTGATCTCAGACACAATCTGAGATCTCAACGCGGCATTGGAGCAGCCCCGACCCATCAGCTGCGGTGGGGCCGCAAATGAAACCATTCACCATCCTGGCGACGCGGGGACCAGTGTGGGCGAGGCCCAGCCGGTGGCCCGTGCTGACCGacgcctccctgcccccaggtttTCCACCGGCTTCGCCTACTACAGCTTGGCGATGGGTGTGGAAGACTTTGGAGTCAACCTCTACCTCCTCCAGGTCATCTTTGGGGGGGTGGACATCCCAGCCAAGTTCATCACCATCCTCTCCATGAGCTACCTGGGCCGGCACACCACGGAGGTCATCGCCCTGCTCCTGGCAGGGGCGTCCATCCTGGCTCTCATCTTCGTGCCCTCGGGTGAGAAGCGGACGGCTCCCCGGAGCCCCTGAAGCAGGCTGACTCCTGCAGGCCCGTGTGTCGGGCTGGGAAGCGGGGGGCAGGGACCCCAGTTCTGCTGCTTCCGTCTCTCAGTCACTGCGTTACCTTGAGTGGGTCCCTGTGCTCCCTGGGCTCAGGCCTCGCATCTACTGGTAGAAAATAACTCAGCtgggctagggccgtggtcggcaaaccgcagctcgcgagccacatgcggctctttggccccttgagtgtggctcttccactaaataccacgtgcgggcgcacaagtacagtgcgattgaaacttcgtggcccatgcgcagaagtcggttttcggctctcaaaagaaatttcaatcgttgtattgttgatatttggctctgttgagtaatgagtttgccgaccactgtcctagtagAAAATAACTCAgttgggctagggcagtggtcggcaaactcattggtcaacagagccaaatagcaacagcgcaacgattgaaatttcttctgagagctaaattttttaaacttaaacttcttctaacgccacttcttcaaaatagactcgcccaggccgtggtgttttgtgggagagccacactcaaggggccaaagagccgcatgtggctcgcgagccacggtttgccgaccacggggctagaggATGTCAGAGTCCCTTCCAGATCTGCCTCGGGAGAGCACGGTGCTGTCCGGACCGTGGGCGGGGCTTTCTGAGGGCGGGGCATCGCTGGGGAAACACGCTGGGATGGAGACACCGCAGAGGCCAGGGCTCATGGAAGACCCcacaacccccccacacacacaccatgaccTTGGAAAAGTCGCTTTCGTTTTGTACGGATGTTTGTGTCGATGCACCTATAGCCTCCCAACGGAACTTGGGATATTTTAGGACAAGAACATGTACaacaaaatatacactgagtggccagattatgatgatctctgaacgcataataacctggccactcaatatatatatatatatatatattggaggcccggtgcatgaattcgtgcatgggtggggtccggccagcctggccagggggaggggacatgggcggttggccggcctgcctgctggtcaaacgcctggtcgaggggacaatttgcatattagccttttattatataggatatagactgagtggccagatgattatgcgttcagagatcatcatcatctggccactcagtgtaaatgagAATAGGGAACCGGAGCCAGGGAAAGACGGAAACACAGCAGGACACACACCCGCAAAGCCCTGGGAATGGCAGAGTTGCTGTTACTCGGCTCTCCGTTTGGAGCTGAGCTTCCCGGCAGCCAAAGCGAAAAGGGAGACGAGTTGTGCGGAGGAAGGAGCGCAGGCAGGCGCtcctgagcccaaggccgccgtGCCGTCCCCTCTGCAGACCTGCAGGCCCTGCGGACGGTGCTGGCGGTGTTCGGGAAGGGCTGCCTGTCCAGCTCCTTCAGCTGCCTCTTCCTCTACACGAGCGAGCTGTACCCCACCGTCATCCGGTAGGTGCGGGGCCGCGACTGGCGCAGCCGAAGGATCGGGGTCGGTGGGATGGTGgcgcctcccgcccctgcccgggCCCCGAGCTGTCCTCTCAGAACCCCACACGCAGCTCCATCCCGGAGACCATCCCGGCTCTGAAACCCACCCCGGCTCTGACCTCCCCCAGGCAGACGGGCATGGGCATGAGCAACGTGCTGGCTCGAATAGGGAGCATGACGGCCCCTCTGGTGAGAATCACGGGGGAGCTGCACCCCTTTGTCCCCAATCTCATTTTCGGAGCCTCCGCCCTCCTGGGAGGCGGCGCTTCCCTCTTCCTGCCGGAGACCCTCAACCAGCCCCTGCCGGAGACCATCGAGGACATGGAGACATGGTCAGTCCCTGCCCTGGCCTCGCGGGGTTCCCCCTGGGGAAGCGGCCCAGGCCCCGGGCCTCCCCTGACTCTCTCCCCCAGGTCTCCCTCCGCGAAGGAGTCCAAGCCGGAGCCGGAAGCGGGAAAAGACTCCCAGAGGATCCCCCTGCAGCCTTGCGGACCAGACCTGCGCCCCAGCTGAGGGCGACAGAAccccctttccctgcctccaGAGACTAGTCCCAGccaggcccctgcctgcctcgGGGCTCCGCCGGCATCTTGGGGGCCTGGGCGGGTCCCCGCTCTTAGAACCAGTCTCCCGAGAGCTTGGGGACACTATCTCCACCACCTcatctcccagcccagc contains:
- the SLC22A8 gene encoding organic anion transporter 3; amino-acid sequence: MTFSQLVDSVNSRGPFQFLILVLLGLPILGMANHNLLQIFTAATPAHHCRPPPNASAGPWLLPLGPNGKPQPCLRFVSPPNASLPNGTRGATEPCLDGWAYNSSTGDSIVTEWDLVCDSNKLKEMAQSVFMAGTLVGGIVLGGLSDRFGRKPILSGSYLLLAASGSGAAFSRSFAIYMVLRFLCGFSIAGVTLSTVILTVEWMSTQLRAIMTVGIGYFYTTGQFILPGLAYAIPQWRWLQLTVSVPFFAFFLLSWWVPESIRWMVLSGKSLKALKILRWVAAFNGRKEEGEKLSVEELKLNLQKEISLAKANYSVADLFRTPVLRRVTFCLSLAWFSTGFAYYSLAMGVEDFGVNLYLLQVIFGGVDIPAKFITILSMSYLGRHTTEVIALLLAGASILALIFVPSDLQALRTVLAVFGKGCLSSSFSCLFLYTSELYPTVIRQTGMGMSNVLARIGSMTAPLVRITGELHPFVPNLIFGASALLGGGASLFLPETLNQPLPETIEDMETWSPSAKESKPEPEAGKDSQRIPLQPCGPDLRPS